One segment of Thermodesulfovibrio sp. 3907-1M DNA contains the following:
- a CDS encoding AAA family ATPase, translating to MIFPFTAIVDQEEMKLGLILNVIDPNIGGVLIMGEKGTAKSTAVRALADLLPEIEVVKGCRFNCSPDGPFCSDCIERVNNNGSIEIEKRKMRVVELPLGVTEDRLVGTLDIEHAIKKGEKRFEPGILADANRNFLYVDEVNLLEDHIVDLLLDSAAMGVNTVEREGVSFVHPARFILVGTMNPEEGELRPQLLDRFGLCVQVNSLRDKALRVEILKRKAQFDDNPEEFHKKWKSEQEKLAEKIMDAKERLKSLNITESSLSAVVEITAELNLDGHRADIVMLKAARAFAAFNEKDEITREDIKAVAPFALRHRLKRLPFEDLSIEAEKLNAILERF from the coding sequence ATGATATTTCCATTTACTGCAATTGTTGATCAGGAGGAGATGAAATTAGGGCTCATCCTGAATGTGATTGATCCCAACATTGGCGGCGTTCTTATTATGGGAGAAAAAGGTACTGCAAAGTCAACAGCTGTGAGAGCACTTGCTGATTTGCTTCCTGAGATAGAGGTGGTAAAAGGATGCAGATTCAACTGTTCACCTGATGGACCTTTCTGCAGTGACTGTATTGAGAGAGTTAATAACAATGGCTCAATTGAAATTGAAAAGAGAAAGATGCGTGTTGTTGAACTTCCATTAGGTGTTACAGAGGATAGACTGGTAGGCACACTTGACATTGAGCATGCAATTAAAAAAGGTGAAAAGAGATTTGAACCCGGAATTCTTGCTGATGCAAACAGAAACTTTCTTTATGTGGATGAAGTGAATCTTCTTGAAGACCACATTGTTGACCTTTTGCTTGATTCTGCTGCAATGGGAGTAAATACTGTTGAAAGAGAAGGAGTTTCCTTTGTCCATCCTGCAAGATTTATTCTTGTTGGAACGATGAATCCTGAAGAAGGTGAGCTGAGACCTCAGCTTCTTGATAGATTTGGTCTATGCGTTCAGGTCAATTCATTGAGGGATAAGGCTTTGCGTGTTGAAATTTTAAAAAGAAAAGCCCAGTTTGATGACAATCCAGAGGAGTTTCATAAAAAATGGAAGAGTGAACAGGAAAAGCTTGCAGAGAAAATAATGGATGCAAAGGAAAGGCTTAAAAGTTTAAATATTACGGAGAGCTCTTTATCAGCAGTTGTTGAGATAACAGCAGAGTTAAATCTTGATGGTCACAGGGCTGATATTGTTATGCTTAAGGCAGCAAGAGCCTTTGCAGCATTCAACGAGAAAGATGAAATAACCCGTGAGGATATTAAGGCAGTTGCTCCTTTTGCCTTAAGACACAGGCTTAAAAGGCTTCCCTTTGAGGATTTATCAATAGAGGCAGAAAAACTTAATGCAATACTTGAAAGATTTTAA
- a CDS encoding cobaltochelatase subunit CobN: MLKVVAVVWQSYYNMLLKASKDIKDFSVKVYSVRALENEPEKLDIALRDIEDADILFFYRSNESVWEKIERKLKEGGIKGKVVCLGHDPSYWTLSDVAPEIIGKAYSYLVINGEKNIKNMFLFLASNVAGLDIHYEEPEQIPWEGVYHPDAEKIFTSIDEYMDWYKKKDAPTVGILFSRHYWINGNTEVEDLLIRELEAKGFNVIAAFAYSVKDDALGTKGSGEVVLEWFIDKEGKPRIDAMVKLISFFLGTSRTKRMDNTDIASDGVEILKKLDVPVISPVSSYYKTIEEWEKEELNLDIGWSVALPEFEGVIEPLIISAQVEGSEDERRKMPIKERVKKLALRIERWIDLRRTPPHQRKIAFILHNNPCASVEATVGSAAHLDSLESVVRIMKRMKEAGYNVEPPEDGKALIDEIMNKKAISEFRWTTVEEIALKGGALAFVDKEKYLKWFNELPEKTRLRMIEAWGEPPGEHKNGIPPAMVYDGKIVITGLNFGNVLVMVQPKRGCAGARCDGQVCKILHDPDVPPPHQYVATYKWLSREFKVNAIVHVGTHGNLEFLPGKAVGLSNACFPDIGIDTVPHLYIYNADNPPEGTIAKRRSYAVLVDHMQTVLTEGGLYSELLELERLLGEYEDVKKKEPARKHALEHLIIAEIKKAKIDHEIKIFHNARKVQLSSLTHEELHQIPFEKIVEETHGKLSLIRNTQIQDGMHIFGDTPKGERRVDFIYSILRYDSGDEHSLKKEVARLLGYELSELLSHQSKIDPITGKSYGAIIEEIDRIGKEIVREVLNQQYVGL; this comes from the coding sequence ATGCTTAAAGTTGTAGCAGTTGTATGGCAGAGTTATTACAACATGCTTCTTAAGGCATCAAAAGATATAAAGGATTTTTCAGTTAAAGTTTACTCTGTAAGAGCACTTGAAAATGAACCTGAAAAACTTGATATTGCTTTAAGAGATATTGAAGATGCTGATATTCTATTTTTTTATCGTTCAAATGAGTCTGTATGGGAGAAGATTGAAAGAAAACTAAAAGAAGGTGGCATTAAAGGCAAAGTTGTCTGTCTTGGACATGACCCTTCATACTGGACTCTCTCAGATGTTGCTCCTGAAATTATAGGGAAAGCTTATAGTTATCTTGTTATAAACGGTGAGAAAAATATAAAAAATATGTTTCTATTTTTAGCCAGTAATGTTGCAGGACTTGATATTCATTACGAAGAGCCTGAACAGATTCCATGGGAAGGAGTTTATCATCCAGATGCTGAAAAGATTTTTACCAGTATTGATGAATATATGGATTGGTATAAAAAGAAGGATGCTCCAACTGTTGGCATTCTTTTTTCAAGGCATTACTGGATAAATGGAAATACAGAGGTTGAGGATTTACTTATCAGGGAGCTTGAAGCAAAGGGATTCAATGTAATCGCTGCTTTTGCCTATTCAGTTAAAGATGATGCTCTTGGAACAAAGGGAAGTGGAGAGGTAGTTCTTGAGTGGTTTATTGATAAAGAAGGCAAGCCAAGAATTGACGCAATGGTAAAGCTAATATCATTCTTTCTTGGAACAAGCAGAACAAAAAGAATGGATAACACTGACATTGCCTCAGATGGAGTAGAAATTCTTAAAAAGCTTGATGTTCCTGTCATATCCCCTGTTTCTTCCTATTACAAAACAATTGAGGAATGGGAAAAGGAAGAGTTGAATCTTGACATAGGCTGGTCAGTTGCGCTTCCTGAGTTTGAAGGCGTGATTGAGCCTTTAATAATCTCTGCACAGGTTGAAGGAAGTGAAGATGAAAGAAGAAAGATGCCAATAAAAGAGAGAGTGAAAAAGCTTGCTCTTAGAATTGAAAGATGGATTGATTTAAGAAGAACACCTCCTCATCAAAGAAAGATTGCCTTTATTCTTCATAACAATCCCTGTGCCTCTGTTGAGGCAACTGTTGGCTCTGCAGCCCATCTTGACAGCCTTGAAAGCGTGGTTAGAATTATGAAAAGAATGAAAGAAGCTGGTTACAATGTAGAGCCTCCAGAGGATGGAAAGGCATTGATTGATGAAATAATGAATAAAAAGGCAATATCAGAGTTCAGATGGACAACTGTTGAGGAGATTGCCCTAAAAGGTGGTGCCTTGGCATTTGTTGATAAAGAGAAATATCTTAAGTGGTTTAATGAACTTCCTGAGAAGACACGGCTCAGAATGATTGAGGCATGGGGAGAGCCTCCTGGTGAGCATAAAAACGGTATTCCACCAGCTATGGTTTATGATGGAAAGATTGTTATCACAGGCTTAAACTTTGGGAATGTGCTTGTAATGGTTCAGCCAAAGCGTGGATGTGCAGGCGCAAGATGTGATGGACAGGTATGTAAGATTCTTCATGACCCTGATGTTCCACCTCCTCATCAGTATGTGGCAACATATAAGTGGCTTTCAAGGGAGTTTAAGGTTAATGCGATTGTTCATGTGGGAACACATGGAAATCTTGAGTTTTTACCAGGGAAAGCAGTAGGGCTTTCAAATGCCTGTTTCCCTGATATAGGAATAGACACTGTCCCTCATCTTTATATTTACAACGCGGATAATCCTCCTGAGGGAACAATAGCAAAAAGGCGAAGTTATGCAGTGCTTGTTGACCATATGCAGACAGTTCTAACTGAAGGCGGGTTGTACAGTGAACTTTTAGAACTTGAAAGACTTCTCGGTGAGTACGAGGATGTAAAGAAAAAAGAGCCTGCAAGAAAACATGCTCTTGAGCATTTAATAATTGCTGAGATAAAAAAAGCTAAAATTGACCATGAAATAAAGATTTTTCACAATGCAAGAAAGGTTCAGCTTTCCAGTCTTACCCATGAAGAGCTTCATCAAATACCATTTGAAAAGATAGTTGAGGAAACACATGGCAAGCTATCTTTGATTAGGAACACTCAGATTCAGGATGGAATGCATATATTTGGTGATACTCCTAAGGGAGAAAGAAGAGTTGATTTCATTTATTCCATATTAAGATATGATTCAGGTGATGAGCATTCATTGAAAAAGGAGGTGGCAAGACTTCTTGGTTATGAATTAAGTGAACTTTTATCACACCAGAGCAAGATTGACCCTATAACAGGTAAATCATACGGAGCAATAATTGAGGAAATAGACAGAATAGGCAAAGAGATAGTAAGGGAAGTTCTGAATCAGCAATATGTTGGTTTGTAA
- a CDS encoding DUF2283 domain-containing protein: MGKEVLVWYDREGDYIEVLFEKKKGYFRETENDAVMEKVDEEGNIIGFSILKVSALKEKPLSILLKAEVA, translated from the coding sequence ATGGGAAAAGAAGTATTAGTCTGGTATGACAGAGAAGGAGATTACATTGAAGTGCTATTTGAAAAGAAAAAAGGATATTTTAGAGAAACAGAAAATGATGCTGTTATGGAAAAAGTAGATGAAGAAGGAAATATTATAGGTTTTTCTATCTTAAAAGTTAGTGCATTAAAAGAAAAACCTCTTTCAATATTGCTAAAGGCTGAAGTTGCATAA
- a CDS encoding type II toxin-antitoxin system VapC family toxin has translation MIEEAIIKFPEISLQKVTTFLKNNPEIVKQLEISRNLVYIIENLNINVVSISFDNVKKAQKIKKQYGFLGNDALLIETMFECGIYNLATNDKDFEIIPDIHIYKPTYC, from the coding sequence ATGATAGAAGAAGCCATTATAAAATTTCCTGAAATTTCCCTGCAAAAAGTAACAACCTTTCTCAAAAATAATCCAGAAATAGTAAAACAGCTTGAAATTAGCAGAAATCTTGTTTATATAATTGAAAACTTGAATATCAATGTAGTTTCTATTAGTTTTGATAATGTTAAAAAAGCTCAAAAAATCAAAAAACAATATGGTTTTCTCGGAAATGATGCTCTGCTTATAGAAACTATGTTTGAATGCGGTATCTATAATCTTGCCACAAATGATAAAGATTTTGAAATAATTCCAGATATACATATTTACAAACCAACATATTGCTGA
- a CDS encoding VWA domain-containing protein, whose amino-acid sequence MQYLKDFKISFSDFVGQESAKLALLLNLIETASGGVLLAGKRGTGKSTLLKAFKTIVKALKIPFIELPMNATEEAVLGGIDIEETVKTGHRRFQKGLLSKADGGFLVIEDINLFPRDIVSIIFEVQSRAENIIEREGIKLREPAEFQILATMNPEEADFSSHFLDRFGMCVIMDEINEKEKRKEIIKLNLTENREIKEDIHLIEKLKKSREFIKKVKVSDEIKDFISELVLKEAVSGHRADIFLLYASKAYAAYLGDDFVKQEHVITVAPLVLNHRKKLIEQHEEHEHQHESDEAQNSEKDDKKNNNLKQNPPPMDENTEQGKLQNTPSYEKEEVFPVGESYKIKRFFFRKDRILRQLTGRRTKTKAKGRGGRYVRSLIQKRDDIAIDATVRAAAPFQKIRGMKDSLIIKDDDLRYREKERRMSHTVVFVVDGSGSMGVAERMIATKGAILSLLMDCYQKRDKVSMILFRKDRAETILPPTSSVELALKRLKEIPTGGKTPLSAGLMEAYKLMKIMHFKEPQSRLLIFIITDGKANVSLSDKSVFEELKSICFMLKDFPSSDFIVIDTEKKDKFMKMDLAGRIAEWLQARYFLIDELKSENLLSIVKAFKF is encoded by the coding sequence ATGCAATACTTGAAAGATTTTAAAATAAGCTTTTCAGATTTTGTAGGACAGGAATCAGCAAAGCTTGCTCTTTTGCTGAATTTAATTGAGACAGCCTCAGGTGGAGTTTTACTGGCAGGTAAAAGGGGAACAGGTAAATCAACTCTACTAAAAGCTTTCAAAACAATCGTTAAAGCTCTCAAAATTCCCTTTATTGAGCTACCAATGAATGCAACTGAAGAAGCAGTATTGGGCGGAATTGATATTGAGGAAACAGTTAAAACTGGTCATAGAAGGTTTCAGAAAGGGCTTCTTTCAAAAGCAGATGGAGGATTTCTCGTTATTGAAGACATAAACCTTTTTCCCCGTGACATAGTTTCAATTATTTTTGAAGTTCAATCAAGGGCTGAGAATATTATTGAAAGAGAGGGGATTAAACTTAGGGAGCCTGCGGAGTTTCAGATTCTTGCCACAATGAATCCTGAGGAAGCTGATTTTTCTTCTCATTTTCTTGACAGATTCGGCATGTGCGTAATCATGGATGAAATTAATGAAAAAGAAAAAAGAAAGGAAATAATAAAGCTTAATCTCACAGAGAATAGAGAAATCAAAGAAGATATCCATTTAATTGAAAAACTCAAAAAATCCAGAGAGTTTATAAAAAAAGTTAAAGTTTCAGATGAGATAAAGGATTTTATATCAGAGCTGGTTTTAAAAGAGGCTGTGTCAGGGCATAGAGCAGACATTTTTCTTTTATACGCTTCAAAAGCTTATGCAGCATACCTTGGGGATGATTTTGTTAAACAGGAACATGTGATTACAGTTGCTCCACTTGTCTTAAATCACAGAAAAAAACTCATTGAACAGCATGAAGAGCATGAGCATCAACATGAGTCCGATGAGGCTCAGAACTCAGAAAAGGATGATAAAAAAAATAACAACTTAAAGCAGAATCCTCCCCCTATGGATGAAAACACTGAACAAGGAAAATTGCAGAACACTCCCTCATATGAAAAGGAAGAAGTTTTTCCTGTTGGTGAGAGTTACAAAATAAAAAGATTTTTCTTCAGAAAAGACAGAATTCTTAGGCAGTTAACTGGAAGAAGAACAAAGACAAAAGCAAAGGGTAGGGGAGGGAGATATGTGAGAAGTCTTATTCAGAAAAGAGATGACATAGCAATTGATGCAACCGTGAGGGCTGCTGCACCCTTTCAAAAAATAAGAGGGATGAAGGATTCATTGATAATTAAAGATGATGACTTAAGATACAGGGAAAAAGAAAGAAGAATGAGCCATACTGTAGTGTTCGTTGTTGACGGCTCTGGCTCAATGGGGGTTGCTGAGAGAATGATTGCTACAAAAGGAGCAATTCTTTCACTTTTAATGGATTGTTATCAGAAAAGAGACAAAGTTTCAATGATTTTATTCAGAAAAGACAGGGCTGAAACCATTCTTCCTCCCACATCCTCTGTTGAGCTTGCCTTAAAAAGACTTAAAGAGATTCCAACAGGAGGTAAAACTCCTCTTTCAGCAGGACTGATGGAGGCATACAAGTTAATGAAAATAATGCATTTTAAAGAACCTCAGAGCCGTCTGCTAATATTCATTATTACAGACGGAAAGGCAAATGTATCATTAAGTGACAAGTCTGTTTTTGAAGAACTGAAAAGCATCTGCTTTATGCTTAAAGATTTTCCCTCATCAGACTTTATTGTTATTGATACAGAAAAAAAGGATAAATTCATGAAGATGGATCTGGCAGGCAGGATTGCAGAATGGCTTCAGGCGAGATATTTTCTTATAGATGAGCTTAAAAGTGAAAATCTCTTAAGCATTGTAAAAGCCTTCAAATTCTAA
- a CDS encoding ABC transporter ATP-binding protein, producing the protein MLEVNELFFRHKGESRDVIKGVSFQAKKGQITTILGPNGSGKTTLFKCISGLWKYYRGEVRVNGASVEGLSFRKRARFFSVVPQEHEPPFSYSVFDVVLMGRASYVGVFSSPGKRDYEKVSEALSIVGIEHLKDNPYTKISGGERQLTLIARAIAQGAPVMLLDEPTSHLDFRNQINVLKKIKEIVRERQLTAVMTLHDPNLSGFFSDKVVVINSGAKVAEGKPDDIITEELIKRVYGVDVKRSFIDGQSIICPVL; encoded by the coding sequence ATGCTTGAGGTTAATGAGCTATTTTTCAGACATAAAGGTGAAAGCAGGGATGTCATTAAGGGAGTAAGCTTTCAGGCTAAAAAAGGACAAATAACTACCATTCTTGGACCAAATGGCTCAGGAAAAACAACTCTTTTTAAATGTATCTCAGGTTTGTGGAAGTATTACAGGGGTGAGGTGAGGGTAAATGGAGCTTCAGTTGAAGGTCTCTCATTCAGAAAAAGGGCTCGTTTTTTTTCAGTTGTTCCTCAGGAGCATGAGCCACCTTTTTCATACTCTGTTTTTGATGTGGTTTTAATGGGAAGAGCAAGTTATGTGGGAGTTTTTTCGTCTCCAGGGAAAAGAGATTATGAGAAAGTAAGTGAAGCATTAAGCATTGTTGGGATTGAGCATCTTAAGGATAATCCTTATACAAAGATAAGTGGTGGAGAGCGTCAGCTTACATTGATAGCCAGGGCAATCGCACAGGGTGCGCCTGTAATGCTACTTGATGAGCCAACAAGTCATCTTGACTTTAGAAATCAGATAAATGTGCTTAAAAAAATTAAGGAAATTGTAAGAGAAAGACAATTGACTGCTGTAATGACTCTTCATGACCCCAATCTTTCAGGATTTTTCTCAGATAAAGTTGTTGTAATTAATTCAGGAGCAAAGGTTGCAGAAGGCAAACCAGATGATATCATTACTGAGGAGCTGATTAAAAGGGTCTATGGTGTGGATGTAAAAAGAAGCTTTATTGACGGGCAGAGCATAATATGTCCAGTGCTGTAA
- a CDS encoding CbiX/SirB N-terminal domain-containing protein, protein MEKIIIVAHGSYKKDADNLEEFTKALAVNLKMNPEDVKYAYLQYGNPSIEEILSECIKEKTKKIIIHPLFLFSGFHVNSSIPEIIEKFRKNYPNIEIQYTKPLSLHEKLIDIVKERIEEIKASK, encoded by the coding sequence ATGGAAAAGATAATCATTGTGGCTCATGGAAGTTATAAAAAAGATGCAGATAATCTTGAAGAATTCACAAAAGCTCTTGCAGTAAACCTCAAAATGAATCCTGAAGATGTAAAATATGCTTATCTTCAATATGGCAATCCTTCTATTGAAGAAATACTGTCGGAATGTATAAAGGAAAAAACAAAAAAGATTATAATTCATCCTCTTTTTCTTTTTTCAGGATTCCATGTAAATTCCAGCATCCCAGAAATTATTGAAAAATTTAGAAAAAATTATCCTAATATTGAAATACAGTATACAAAACCTCTGAGTCTTCATGAAAAACTGATTGATATAGTTAAGGAAAGAATTGAAGAAATTAAAGCCTCTAAGTAA
- a CDS encoding methyltransferase domain-containing protein, which produces MNSLKFYFNRAVDTYEKVGALQKKIAFELLKKIEKSNYQYIVEIGSGRGFLSIPLSKTLSFEKYIHVDISLEFLKKLRKNLKGDHIFINASAEEMPLRENIADLMVSSSTLHWLKEPEKNLVKIFDILKKHGKFYFSIFTSNTLKELKEISEVTGFGSVFTLKNAGFYIEMLQKSGFSFDYEVKLYQEIYDSPRDLLIFHKLTGTNYTESKKFSGKNSFRKFCETYKKYFGNPRGVYATYEVLFIKGQT; this is translated from the coding sequence ATGAATTCCCTCAAATTTTATTTTAATAGAGCTGTTGATACCTATGAAAAAGTTGGGGCTTTACAGAAAAAGATTGCTTTTGAACTTTTAAAAAAAATTGAAAAATCCAACTATCAATATATTGTTGAAATTGGCAGTGGAAGAGGATTTTTAAGTATTCCTCTAAGCAAGACTCTTTCTTTTGAAAAATATATTCATGTTGATATTTCTCTGGAATTTCTTAAAAAGCTGAGAAAAAATTTAAAAGGCGACCATATCTTTATTAATGCCAGTGCAGAAGAAATGCCTTTGAGGGAAAATATAGCTGATTTAATGGTTAGCTCTTCTACGCTGCACTGGCTTAAAGAACCTGAAAAAAATTTAGTCAAAATTTTTGATATTCTGAAAAAACATGGAAAATTCTACTTTTCTATTTTTACCTCAAATACTTTGAAAGAGTTAAAAGAGATTTCAGAAGTCACAGGTTTTGGTTCAGTTTTTACTTTGAAAAACGCTGGATTTTATATTGAAATGCTTCAAAAATCAGGATTTTCCTTTGATTACGAAGTAAAACTTTATCAGGAAATTTATGATTCACCCCGAGATTTGCTCATTTTTCATAAACTCACAGGAACGAATTATACTGAAAGCAAAAAATTTTCAGGTAAAAATTCCTTTAGAAAATTTTGTGAGACCTATAAAAAATATTTTGGTAATCCCAGGGGAGTTTACGCTACCTATGAAGTCTTATTTATAAAGGGACAAACTTAA
- a CDS encoding antitoxin family protein: MKILKVVYENGVLKPLSEFSIKEKKHFKIIISDEDELSIADLFSGIIKGLNNEVIEKIALDPEFEIE; the protein is encoded by the coding sequence ATGAAAATTTTAAAAGTTGTATATGAAAATGGTGTTCTAAAACCTCTCTCTGAATTTTCCATAAAAGAAAAGAAACATTTTAAAATTATTATATCCGATGAAGATGAGCTTTCAATTGCTGATTTATTCAGCGGAATTATAAAGGGATTAAATAATGAAGTAATTGAAAAAATAGCTCTTGACCCGGAATTTGAAATTGAATAA
- a CDS encoding iron ABC transporter permease — translation MKGIKVLLIIVSPLLIGWFALFLGAYGVTPVMVLKILLNEALHVFDIGDIPEKAIIIDIRLPRVILAGLVGAALSCAGVTLQGIFRNPLVDPFILGVSAGAAFGCAITIGFLSYLPIQLMAFVFAVASVVITYSVARTQGEVSRLPLILSGVIVSAFFTAMVSIVKFLVDPHKLQSIVYWLMGSFSLADWNTVKMAGIGIFAGIFPIFLMRWRLNVMSMGEEEAKSLGVNISRDRILFIGFSTLAVAVATSVTGIIGWVGLMVPHLVRMLTGPDHKTLLPLSLAAGASFMILADTVSRTLTSFDIPVGIVTAITGAPFFIYLMKRGGKQAWGK, via the coding sequence ATGAAGGGTATTAAGGTATTGTTAATTATTGTTTCTCCTCTTTTGATTGGCTGGTTTGCGCTTTTTTTGGGTGCCTATGGAGTGACACCTGTTATGGTTTTAAAGATACTGCTTAATGAAGCCCTTCACGTTTTTGATATAGGCGATATTCCTGAAAAAGCGATAATCATTGATATAAGGCTTCCGAGAGTAATTCTTGCCGGGCTTGTTGGAGCAGCACTGTCTTGTGCAGGGGTGACGCTTCAGGGAATATTTCGTAATCCACTTGTTGACCCTTTCATTCTTGGTGTTTCAGCAGGTGCAGCTTTTGGATGTGCCATAACAATTGGATTTTTAAGCTATCTACCAATTCAGCTTATGGCTTTTGTTTTTGCAGTAGCATCAGTTGTTATTACCTACTCTGTTGCAAGAACACAGGGAGAGGTATCCCGTCTTCCTCTTATTCTCTCAGGAGTGATTGTTTCAGCCTTTTTTACAGCAATGGTTTCAATTGTGAAGTTTCTTGTTGACCCTCATAAGCTTCAGAGCATTGTTTACTGGTTGATGGGAAGCTTTTCTCTTGCTGACTGGAATACAGTAAAGATGGCAGGTATAGGTATTTTTGCGGGAATTTTTCCCATATTTCTCATGCGATGGAGGCTTAATGTTATGAGCATGGGAGAGGAGGAAGCAAAATCTCTTGGTGTGAATATATCAAGGGATAGAATTCTTTTCATTGGATTTTCAACTCTTGCAGTTGCAGTTGCCACATCTGTTACAGGGATTATTGGCTGGGTTGGTCTTATGGTTCCTCATCTTGTAAGAATGCTTACAGGTCCTGACCATAAAACTCTTTTGCCATTGAGTCTTGCAGCAGGAGCATCATTTATGATTTTAGCTGACACTGTATCAAGAACCCTTACGAGTTTTGACATTCCTGTGGGAATAGTAACAGCAATTACAGGAGCACCGTTTTTTATATATTTGATGAAAAGAGGCGGAAAGCAAGCTTGGGGCAAGTGA